In the Heteronotia binoei isolate CCM8104 ecotype False Entrance Well chromosome 13, APGP_CSIRO_Hbin_v1, whole genome shotgun sequence genome, one interval contains:
- the NPTX1 gene encoding neuronal pentraxin-1: protein MVLKQTPPFRCSASVGNFVSAMYAGVQCSLLLASFFFLRGCAQNFGQTRFICTSVPVDMDMCTSSMQTGGSTEDLKTTVLQLRETVLQQKETIMNQKETIRELTTKLGRCESQSLLETVPGESKTGGGSNRKQTGSSKNTMGDLSRTPAAETLSQLGQTLQSLKTRLETLEQFSRMNSSSQTNSLKDILQSNIDDLEKQVLSRINSLEEGKYNPKNETEERGKIESTLTSLHQRISDLEKGQKDNRPTDKFQLTFPLRTNYMYAKVKKSLPEMYAFTICMWIKSNASPGVGTPFSYAVPGQANELVLIEWGNNPMEILINDKVAKLPFVINDGKWHHICITWTTRDGVWEAYQDGALQGNGENLAPYHPIKPQGVLVLGQEQDTLGGGFDATQAFVGELAHFNIWDRKLTPGEIYNLATCSTKALSGSVIAWSETNIDIYGGATKWTFEACRQIN, encoded by the exons ATGGTGCTGAAACAAACTCCACCGTTTCGGTGCTCCGCGTCTGTTGGGAACTTTGTCTCCGCCATGTATGCGGGGGTCCAGTGCAGCCTCTTGTtggcttcttttttcttcttgagAGGATGCGCCCAGAATTTTGGGCAGACTCGGTTTATCTGCACCTCGGTGCCAGTGGATATGGACATGTGTACTTCTTCAATGCAGACTGGCGGCAGCACAGAGGATCTGAAGACCACGGTGCTACAGCTCCGGGAAACGGTGCTTCAGCAAAAGGAGACCATCATGAACCAAAAGGAGACCATTAGGGAACTGACCACTAAACTGGGCAGGTGTGAGAGCCAGAGCTTGCTGGAGACAGTCCCTGGTGAATCCAAAACAGGTGGGGGCTCCAACAGGAAGCAGACCGGTTCTTCCAAAAACACCATGGGAGATCTCTCCCGGACTCCAGCTGCAGAGACCTTGAGTCAACTTGGGCAAACTTTGCAATCACTTAAAACAAGGCTAGAAACATTGGAG CAATTCAGTAGGATGAATTCATCCAGCCAGACCAATTCCTTGAAGGATATACTTCAGAGTAACATTGATGACTTAGAGAAGCAAGTGCTGTCCCGAATTAACAGCTTGGAGGAAGGAAAGTACAACCCTAAGAATGAGACCGAAGAAAGAGGAAAAATAGAAAGCACTTTAACTTCCCTTCACCAAAGGATCAGTGACCTAGAGAAAG GTCAGAAAGACAACAGGCCGACAGACAAATTTCAACTGACATTTCCCTTGAGAACCAACTACATGTATGCCAAAGTAAAGAAAAGCCTGCCAGAGATGTATGCCTTCACTATTTGCATGTGGATAAAATCGAATGCCTCCCCAGGTGTAGGTACACCCTTCTCTTATGCGGTACCGGGACAAGCCAATGAGTTGGTACTTATTGAGTGGGGCAACAATCCTATGGAGATCCTTATCAATGACAAG GTAGCAAAGCTCCCATTTGTCATTAATGATGGGAAATGGCACCACATCTGTATCACATGGACAACCCGGGATGGTGTCTGGGAGGCTTATCAGGATGGTGCGCTGCAGGGCAATGGGGAAAACTTGGCCCCTTATCACCCCATCAAACCTCAAGGGGTCCTTGTTCTGGGACAAGAACAG GATACCCTTGGCGGTGGATTTGATGCCACCCAGGCATTTGTGGGAGAATTGGCCCACTTCAACATCTGGGATCGAAAACTCACCCCAGGGGAGATCTACAACCTGGCTACCTGC